The Cellulophaga sp. L1A9 genome window below encodes:
- a CDS encoding molybdopterin-dependent oxidoreductase gives MYDSVTNRRSFIKKMAMLSAITAAASMFPGIIFASEQEKGIPEGANLDWKKGPCRFCGVGCGILVGTENGKAVAVKGDPNSSVNKGLLCVKGYHQIMCIQSKDRLTHALVKKNGKYVQTPISEALDLVASKMKETIATHGKDAVAMYTSGQSTIPEGYIASKLMKGAIGTNNLDCNARLCMASAVTGFLTSFGADEPMGCYEDIDHADYFITWGNNMAEMHPVLFSRMLEQKATRGAKIIDFATRTTRSSTASDRSILFEPQTDLAVANAICYEIIKNGWVNKSFVEKHCSFSKGLTNIGYGLEDNFTFTDKPEKIDFEAYKEFLKEYSPEKVSKYSKVSVKDIKYLASIYGDPNKKVVSYWCMGMNQHTRGTWINNLVYNIHLLTGKISQPGNGPFSLTGQPSACGTAREVGTFTHKLPHGVVTNKKDREMAAKIWKVPVERIPSKPTYHATEMFRAVDRGDINFIWIQATNPLVSLPKTSRYRPAMQKKSCFVVVSDVFPTPTSDVADVILPASWHIEKGGLYGNSERRTQYWQKMIEGPGDTTADTWMFIEVAKRMGFADLFPYSKENHVEEIYNEYRQFHEGSKHGMAPLEVLQKESGVIWPYVDGKSTQWRYNAKYDPACSNGEDFHFYGKPDGKAVIWQRPFEEAPEKPDQEYPFWLNTGRVVEHWHTGSMTRRIPVLHQAMPNAYVEFHPDDAKSLGIRNGEKIKVTSRRGSCTLPASINERGLPTKGQVFVPFFDESMLINDVTLDSFCPISKEPDYKKCAVKVERV, from the coding sequence ATGTACGATTCTGTAACAAATAGAAGGAGTTTTATAAAAAAAATGGCAATGTTGTCTGCAATCACCGCAGCAGCATCTATGTTCCCTGGAATTATATTTGCGAGTGAACAAGAAAAAGGAATTCCTGAAGGCGCCAACCTAGATTGGAAAAAAGGACCTTGTAGATTTTGCGGTGTAGGTTGTGGCATTCTTGTTGGAACTGAAAACGGAAAAGCGGTAGCTGTTAAGGGTGATCCCAATTCTTCTGTAAATAAAGGTTTATTGTGTGTAAAAGGATATCATCAGATTATGTGTATTCAATCTAAAGACCGACTTACACATGCTTTGGTAAAGAAAAATGGAAAATATGTTCAAACACCTATAAGTGAAGCGTTAGATCTTGTCGCTTCCAAAATGAAAGAAACTATTGCAACTCATGGTAAGGATGCTGTTGCCATGTATACATCGGGCCAGTCTACCATACCAGAAGGATATATTGCCTCTAAATTAATGAAAGGAGCTATTGGAACTAACAATCTAGATTGTAATGCTAGATTATGTATGGCCAGTGCCGTTACAGGGTTCTTAACCTCTTTTGGAGCAGATGAACCTATGGGCTGCTACGAAGATATAGATCACGCAGATTATTTTATTACTTGGGGAAACAATATGGCAGAAATGCATCCTGTATTATTCTCAAGAATGTTAGAACAAAAAGCCACTCGTGGTGCCAAAATTATTGATTTTGCCACACGGACAACACGTTCTAGTACCGCTTCTGACAGATCTATTTTATTTGAACCTCAAACAGATTTAGCTGTAGCGAATGCCATTTGTTACGAGATTATAAAAAATGGCTGGGTGAACAAATCTTTTGTAGAGAAACATTGTAGCTTTAGTAAAGGTCTTACAAATATTGGATATGGCTTAGAAGACAATTTTACGTTTACCGATAAGCCCGAAAAAATAGACTTTGAAGCATACAAAGAATTTCTAAAAGAGTATAGTCCAGAGAAGGTTTCTAAATATTCTAAAGTATCTGTAAAAGATATTAAGTATTTGGCTTCTATTTATGGAGATCCGAATAAAAAAGTGGTTTCTTATTGGTGTATGGGAATGAACCAACATACCCGAGGAACATGGATTAATAACCTTGTTTACAATATTCATTTACTTACTGGTAAAATTTCGCAGCCAGGAAACGGCCCTTTCTCATTAACAGGTCAGCCTTCTGCTTGTGGTACCGCTCGTGAGGTAGGAACTTTTACGCATAAACTTCCACACGGCGTAGTAACCAATAAGAAAGATAGAGAAATGGCTGCTAAAATATGGAAAGTTCCTGTAGAACGTATTCCATCTAAACCTACCTATCATGCTACCGAAATGTTTAGAGCTGTAGATCGCGGCGATATTAATTTTATATGGATACAGGCGACGAATCCGTTAGTCTCGCTCCCTAAAACCAGCCGGTACCGTCCTGCAATGCAAAAAAAATCATGCTTTGTTGTGGTTTCAGACGTTTTTCCTACTCCTACTTCTGATGTAGCTGATGTAATTCTTCCTGCTTCATGGCATATTGAAAAAGGTGGACTGTACGGTAATTCTGAACGTAGAACACAGTATTGGCAAAAAATGATTGAAGGTCCTGGAGATACAACCGCAGATACTTGGATGTTTATTGAAGTAGCAAAACGAATGGGGTTTGCAGACCTGTTCCCGTATAGCAAAGAAAATCACGTAGAAGAAATATATAACGAATACCGACAATTTCACGAGGGTTCAAAACATGGAATGGCGCCTCTAGAAGTTCTTCAAAAAGAGTCTGGAGTAATCTGGCCGTATGTAGATGGGAAGTCCACACAATGGCGCTACAATGCTAAATATGACCCTGCTTGTTCCAATGGTGAAGACTTTCATTTTTATGGAAAACCAGATGGAAAAGCGGTGATCTGGCAGCGTCCTTTTGAAGAGGCTCCAGAAAAACCAGACCAAGAATATCCGTTCTGGCTAAACACTGGTCGCGTTGTAGAACATTGGCATACAGGATCTATGACACGTAGAATTCCAGTATTACATCAAGCAATGCCAAATGCTTATGTAGAGTTTCATCCAGATGATGCAAAGTCTCTAGGAATTAGAA
- the glp gene encoding gephyrin-like molybdotransferase Glp, with product MESDSTLISIQTAQGLVLKYSTVSSAILDMNLNDALDFVLAKDVISEVDMPPFRQSAMDGYALNMHSAIRYAVRGEVKAGDNANPILKPGQAVRIFTGAAVPDTANAVIMQEKVTVHGNEISIQMPLVTEMNIRPQGSQIKRGGLALAKGTKLKGVHIGFLASIGITKVTVYAKPSIAIVVTGNELKAPGIPLEHGEIYESNGTMLSAVLRELGYLKTSIITVPDAYDQTKNTLRKAIEAHDVVVVTGGVSVGDYDFVGKALKDIGVEEIFYKVKQKPGKPLFFGKKGTVSIFGLPGNPAAALSCFYIYVYPLLKKYEGGTDTQLLSFLMPIASDYEVKGDRAQFLKAQIIADSVHVLGGQSSAMLQAFDTANALVFIPENTNSIKKGTPVKTILLPTK from the coding sequence ATGGAGAGTGATTCTACTTTAATCAGCATACAAACAGCGCAAGGTCTAGTGCTAAAATACAGTACCGTTTCTTCAGCGATTCTCGATATGAATCTCAATGATGCGTTGGATTTTGTTCTTGCTAAAGATGTTATTTCAGAAGTTGATATGCCACCTTTTCGCCAATCAGCCATGGATGGATATGCTTTAAATATGCATAGCGCAATACGCTATGCTGTACGTGGAGAGGTAAAAGCAGGCGATAATGCGAACCCAATATTAAAACCTGGGCAAGCTGTACGGATATTTACAGGTGCAGCGGTACCTGACACAGCAAATGCTGTAATCATGCAAGAGAAAGTGACCGTTCATGGGAATGAAATAAGTATTCAAATGCCTTTGGTTACCGAAATGAACATAAGACCACAAGGATCTCAAATTAAAAGAGGGGGATTAGCTTTAGCAAAGGGCACGAAGCTTAAAGGCGTGCATATTGGTTTTTTAGCCAGTATAGGCATTACAAAAGTGACGGTGTATGCTAAACCTTCAATTGCAATTGTCGTTACGGGAAATGAGCTTAAAGCTCCGGGTATTCCTTTGGAGCATGGCGAAATTTATGAGTCTAACGGCACCATGCTTTCTGCAGTATTACGCGAGTTAGGATATTTAAAAACTTCTATAATTACAGTGCCAGATGCGTATGATCAAACAAAAAACACTTTAAGAAAAGCTATTGAAGCACATGATGTCGTAGTGGTTACAGGTGGTGTCTCTGTGGGAGACTATGATTTTGTCGGAAAAGCATTGAAGGATATTGGAGTAGAAGAAATTTTTTATAAAGTAAAACAAAAACCAGGAAAGCCTTTATTTTTTGGAAAGAAGGGAACGGTATCTATATTTGGACTTCCCGGGAACCCTGCCGCTGCTTTAAGTTGTTTTTATATTTATGTATACCCTTTATTAAAGAAATATGAAGGCGGTACCGATACTCAGTTGTTAAGTTTTTTAATGCCAATAGCATCAGATTATGAGGTGAAAGGAGATCGGGCTCAATTTTTAAAGGCACAAATTATAGCAGATAGCGTTCATGTTTTAGGAGGTCAAAGTTCTGCAATGCTACAAGCATTTGATACCGCAAATGCTTTGGTTTTTATCCCTGAAAACACAAATAGTATAAAAAAAGGTACTCCCGTTAAAACAATTCTTTTACCTACGAAATAA
- a CDS encoding winged helix-turn-helix domain-containing protein, with the protein MNDKKIRSRIWIEVGDNVLIGEGRVKLLKAIQQEGSLAKAAKSIGMSYKKAWTLVDAVNKSAKEAVVTKTVGGTKGGGTVLTPYGQKLVQAFEKINKNCWEFLDQQMKELNQL; encoded by the coding sequence ATGAATGATAAAAAAATTAGGAGTAGAATTTGGATTGAAGTGGGCGATAATGTGCTTATTGGAGAAGGAAGAGTAAAGCTGCTTAAAGCTATTCAGCAAGAAGGTTCCTTAGCGAAAGCAGCAAAATCTATAGGGATGTCGTACAAGAAAGCTTGGACGCTTGTAGATGCTGTTAACAAGTCTGCCAAAGAAGCCGTTGTTACCAAAACCGTAGGCGGTACAAAAGGTGGCGGTACCGTTCTTACCCCTTACGGACAAAAGCTTGTGCAAGCTTTTGAAAAAATAAATAAAAACTGTTGGGAATTTTTAGACCAACAAATGAAAGAATTAAATCAATTATAA
- a CDS encoding molybdenum cofactor biosynthesis protein MoaE: MSAIYKNVFSQGPISSEFIAKSIAKHQSKTGIGAHNIFLGQVRADTIDGKVVAAIDYSAYEDMANKKFHEVREATFEKFELSCMHIYHSLGAVKTGEICLFVFVSSPRRKVVFEALEYVVEKIKAEVPVFGKEIFEDDSYQWKVNS; the protein is encoded by the coding sequence ATGTCAGCAATCTATAAAAACGTTTTTAGTCAAGGCCCTATTTCATCAGAATTTATAGCTAAGTCTATTGCCAAACATCAATCTAAAACTGGAATAGGAGCTCATAACATATTCCTAGGACAGGTTAGGGCAGATACCATAGATGGGAAAGTAGTTGCAGCCATAGATTATTCTGCTTATGAAGATATGGCAAATAAGAAATTCCACGAAGTCCGGGAAGCTACTTTTGAAAAATTTGAATTAAGCTGTATGCATATCTATCATAGTCTTGGTGCTGTAAAAACGGGGGAAATATGCCTATTTGTATTTGTTTCTTCGCCAAGGCGGAAAGTGGTCTTTGAAGCTTTGGAGTATGTTGTGGAAAAAATTAAAGCCGAGGTACCCGTTTTTGGTAAGGAAATTTTTGAAGATGATTCCTACCAATGGAAAGTAAATAGTTAG
- a CDS encoding alginate export family protein, whose amino-acid sequence MGNQKTAYIFLFFFVLTTLHLTAQTLDVAADVRSRFEYRHGYSTLFSDDADPAAFVKQRTRLNIGYEADKLQVFIALQDVSTWGDTRQLLDVDGNDSFSLFQAWAQLQINQNWSTKLGRQVISYDDQRIFGGVDWAMQGRFHDAAILKYKKDNFMLDLGGAFSQEQEANEGNAYTIQGFFTYKTMQYAYLKKSWENSAVSLLFLNAGFQDFTGEANDVADGVSYRQTLGSYFKFPIEKVNIAGSAYYQFGKANASTDLAAYQVSLEGTYATNKVNYGLGIELLSGTDQEGASKNKSFFPLYGTNHKFNGFMDYFYVGNHANNVGLNDVYAKAVITTGEKSNLLIKGHYFTANADLIDDAAKYLGTEIDVVYTQKLMPFVKLNIGYSQMFASESMSIVKGGRPNDNTNNWGWVQLTINPTLFKTNLTKNE is encoded by the coding sequence ATGGGCAACCAAAAAACCGCATACATATTCCTATTCTTTTTTGTTTTAACAACACTTCATTTAACTGCACAAACACTTGATGTAGCTGCAGATGTACGGTCTCGTTTTGAATACCGCCACGGGTATAGCACCCTCTTTTCTGATGATGCGGACCCTGCTGCTTTTGTAAAGCAACGAACACGATTAAATATTGGTTACGAGGCCGATAAATTACAAGTATTCATAGCCTTACAAGATGTGAGTACTTGGGGCGATACCCGACAATTACTTGATGTAGACGGTAATGATTCTTTTTCATTATTCCAAGCTTGGGCGCAGCTACAAATCAATCAAAATTGGTCTACAAAACTAGGAAGACAAGTTATTTCATATGACGACCAACGTATTTTTGGAGGCGTAGATTGGGCCATGCAAGGACGTTTTCATGATGCCGCAATTCTTAAGTACAAAAAGGATAATTTTATGCTTGATTTAGGAGGAGCATTTAGTCAAGAACAAGAAGCTAACGAAGGCAATGCCTATACCATTCAAGGATTCTTCACCTATAAAACCATGCAATATGCTTATCTTAAAAAGTCATGGGAGAACAGTGCAGTGAGTTTATTATTTTTAAATGCAGGTTTTCAAGATTTCACAGGGGAAGCGAATGATGTTGCAGATGGAGTTTCCTATAGACAAACCCTAGGTTCTTATTTTAAATTTCCCATAGAAAAAGTAAATATCGCTGGTAGCGCATATTATCAGTTTGGAAAAGCAAATGCTTCAACAGATTTAGCAGCTTACCAAGTTTCACTAGAAGGTACTTATGCTACTAATAAAGTAAATTATGGTTTAGGTATTGAATTACTTAGCGGTACGGATCAAGAGGGTGCATCTAAAAATAAATCCTTTTTCCCTTTATACGGTACAAATCACAAGTTTAATGGATTTATGGATTATTTCTATGTGGGGAATCATGCCAATAACGTAGGGCTTAATGATGTATATGCAAAAGCTGTAATTACCACAGGAGAAAAATCTAACTTGCTTATAAAGGGACATTATTTTACTGCAAATGCAGATTTAATTGATGATGCAGCTAAATATTTGGGTACGGAAATAGATGTGGTGTACACACAAAAATTGATGCCTTTTGTTAAGTTAAACATAGGCTACTCGCAAATGTTTGCTTCAGAAAGTATGAGTATTGTAAAAGGTGGACGCCCTAATGATAATACAAATAATTGGGGTTGGGTACAACTTACTATTAACCCTACGCTGTTTAAAACAAATTTGACTAAAAACGAGTAA
- a CDS encoding YHYH protein, whose amino-acid sequence MKKLIFLLLLQLVGLQGFAHEGGHGAPTKVWELANGNTTITADFIKKVGEIVYLTNENHEILVYDITDFKAEEQHYILDKSKWINQKNSVQEKQSFFRLNTTALFIFLGILVLLFSAYRFKKKAKGFFWAYSLLALLLITIGCKTKTATNSFKMAANNVSFLESIFGVFDKVNTRHDAEYFYIESDGIPEHEMMTGITSWQQQVPINHDYTGANAWAIPLQPELAENPLSTKDNFMKGAIAIAANGIPIFNPLNNRGEDANVIGELDKWGGHCGRADDYHYHLPPIHLQSKVGATQPIAYALDGFPVYGETKQQLDENLGRFTSDSTYQYHAVQEYPYLIAAMKGKVTLNPRTQAPENEIMPQAKTKGVRPDLRPLRGAEIIGFKNTAPNKYRLTYKIDTLTHIINYGWDANGYYDYEFVNPDGTSTKSRYERK is encoded by the coding sequence ATGAAAAAACTTATTTTCTTACTACTGCTACAACTCGTAGGTCTTCAAGGTTTCGCCCATGAGGGTGGGCATGGTGCGCCAACTAAGGTTTGGGAATTAGCAAATGGAAATACGACTATTACTGCCGATTTTATAAAAAAAGTAGGTGAAATAGTCTATTTAACTAACGAAAACCATGAAATATTGGTGTATGACATCACAGATTTCAAAGCCGAAGAGCAGCACTATATCCTAGACAAATCCAAGTGGATTAATCAAAAGAATTCTGTTCAAGAAAAACAATCATTTTTTAGATTAAATACTACTGCTTTATTTATTTTTTTAGGGATACTAGTATTGTTATTTTCAGCTTATCGTTTTAAGAAAAAAGCTAAGGGTTTCTTCTGGGCGTATAGTTTACTAGCACTACTATTAATAACTATTGGTTGCAAAACCAAAACAGCTACAAATAGTTTTAAAATGGCTGCAAATAATGTTTCATTTTTAGAGTCTATTTTTGGAGTTTTTGATAAAGTAAATACGAGACATGATGCTGAGTATTTTTATATAGAATCAGATGGCATACCTGAGCATGAAATGATGACGGGCATTACCAGTTGGCAGCAACAAGTTCCTATTAATCATGACTATACAGGAGCTAATGCTTGGGCTATTCCTTTACAACCAGAATTGGCCGAAAATCCGCTATCTACAAAAGATAATTTCATGAAAGGTGCCATTGCTATAGCTGCAAATGGTATTCCAATTTTTAATCCTTTAAACAACCGTGGAGAAGACGCAAATGTTATTGGAGAATTAGATAAATGGGGTGGACATTGTGGAAGGGCTGATGATTATCATTATCATTTACCTCCCATACACTTGCAATCTAAAGTTGGTGCCACTCAACCTATTGCATATGCCTTAGATGGCTTCCCTGTTTACGGTGAAACCAAGCAACAATTGGATGAAAATTTAGGTCGTTTTACTTCAGATAGCACCTATCAATACCATGCTGTACAAGAATATCCCTATTTAATAGCGGCTATGAAAGGTAAGGTGACTCTAAACCCACGTACACAAGCACCGGAAAACGAAATAATGCCACAAGCCAAAACAAAAGGTGTTCGACCAGATTTAAGGCCCCTACGTGGGGCAGAAATTATCGGTTTTAAAAATACCGCACCCAATAAATACCGTTTAACCTATAAAATAGATACGCTAACCCATATTATAAATTATGGCTGGGATGCTAACGGCTATTACGATTATGAGTTTGTAAATCCCGACGGTACATCAACAAAATCAAGGTATGAAAGAAAGTGA
- a CDS encoding YbhB/YbcL family Raf kinase inhibitor-like protein: MKKTSAKRSVLLLITTVVILLNSCKNPAKVSTFENYDDFETIHPDFKVYSQAVENGRLLEGYKCEEKINDIENSIPLSWSNVPEGTNSLAIIMYHYPKKDNKTEVNSYLLLWGIDPSVTNIPYKMANNPNWYMGANKDGTAVSYTSPCSKGPGEHSYTIALFALKDVPKSLPKANAISVDYTTFMEAISEVTVLDRTSLTFVDSHE; this comes from the coding sequence ATGAAAAAAACAAGCGCTAAAAGGAGTGTTCTTCTATTGATTACCACTGTTGTAATTTTATTGAATTCTTGTAAGAATCCTGCTAAGGTTTCCACTTTTGAAAACTATGATGATTTTGAAACCATACACCCTGATTTTAAAGTATATAGCCAAGCTGTCGAAAATGGTAGGTTGTTGGAGGGCTATAAATGTGAAGAAAAAATAAATGATATAGAAAACTCCATCCCATTATCTTGGTCTAATGTTCCTGAAGGCACAAATTCTCTAGCCATTATCATGTATCATTATCCTAAAAAAGATAACAAAACAGAAGTAAATTCCTATTTGCTGCTATGGGGCATAGATCCTTCTGTTACTAATATTCCATATAAAATGGCCAATAATCCAAATTGGTATATGGGCGCTAATAAAGATGGTACCGCTGTTTCTTATACTTCGCCATGTTCTAAAGGGCCAGGGGAACATAGCTATACCATTGCACTATTTGCATTAAAAGACGTACCCAAATCGCTTCCTAAAGCGAACGCCATAAGTGTAGACTACACTACATTTATGGAAGCTATTTCTGAAGTTACTGTCCTCGATAGAACAAGCTTAACATTTGTAGATTCTCATGAATAA
- a CDS encoding thioredoxin family protein has translation MKKSNLFLMAALLIVSLMISVGLNAQDRKGPPENGERKGPPGGGHSPEQAETLSEMKGYKIGDKATDFELKNVDGTLFSLSDIKNAKGYIVVFTCNECPFAKMYEDRLISLHKKYAPKGYAVVAINPNVSATNERESFEAMQKRAKEKNFPFVYLADTDQKIVPQYGALRTPHVFLLDAELKVQYIGTIDDNARSAKDVKVTYVENAIHALEHGEKPNPNFTKSIGCPVKTSK, from the coding sequence ATGAAAAAAAGTAATCTATTTTTAATGGCCGCACTTCTAATAGTTAGCCTAATGATAAGTGTTGGTCTAAATGCACAAGATAGGAAAGGTCCTCCAGAAAATGGGGAACGCAAAGGACCTCCGGGTGGCGGACACAGCCCCGAACAAGCGGAGACATTGAGTGAAATGAAAGGATACAAAATTGGTGACAAAGCCACTGATTTTGAACTTAAGAATGTTGATGGCACCCTATTTTCTCTTTCTGATATTAAAAATGCAAAAGGATATATTGTTGTTTTTACCTGTAACGAATGTCCGTTTGCCAAAATGTATGAAGACCGTTTAATTTCATTACATAAAAAATATGCTCCTAAAGGATATGCTGTAGTAGCCATTAACCCTAATGTTAGCGCCACTAATGAACGAGAAAGCTTTGAAGCCATGCAAAAAAGAGCTAAAGAAAAAAACTTCCCATTTGTCTATTTAGCAGATACGGATCAAAAAATAGTTCCACAATATGGAGCCTTAAGAACACCTCATGTGTTTTTATTGGATGCAGAACTAAAAGTACAATATATTGGTACTATTGATGATAATGCTAGAAGTGCTAAGGATGTTAAAGTAACCTATGTTGAAAATGCTATTCACGCATTAGAACATGGAGAAAAACCTAATCCAAATTTCACTAAATCTATTGGTTGTCCTGTAAAGACTAGTAAATAG
- a CDS encoding TlpA disulfide reductase family protein, which translates to MKLRILIGCLMLALFSNAQSTANKTAAKKKTSERSKTIAILNFNSLEPLLHTKSDKTYIVNFWAMWCAPCIKELPVFEEYEKNNPNVEVLLVSLDFPEDIATKLKPFLKKRGITSKVILLDDPDANSWIDKVYPKWSGAIPFTIIFNAKNRSYHERPFNNIQDLENEVNNTLKNK; encoded by the coding sequence ATGAAACTACGAATTTTGATTGGCTGTTTAATGCTAGCTTTATTTTCTAATGCGCAGTCAACTGCTAACAAAACTGCTGCGAAAAAGAAAACTTCAGAGCGTAGCAAAACTATTGCCATCCTTAACTTTAATTCCTTAGAACCCTTATTACATACCAAATCTGACAAAACCTATATTGTCAATTTTTGGGCAATGTGGTGCGCTCCTTGTATTAAAGAGCTACCCGTATTTGAAGAATATGAAAAAAACAATCCAAATGTTGAAGTGCTGTTGGTTAGTCTTGATTTTCCAGAAGATATAGCGACCAAACTAAAGCCTTTTTTGAAAAAAAGAGGAATTACCTCTAAGGTTATTCTATTAGATGATCCAGATGCTAATTCATGGATAGATAAAGTGTATCCAAAATGGTCTGGCGCTATACCCTTTACCATTATTTTCAATGCTAAAAACCGTTCCTATCATGAACGCCCTTTCAACAATATTCAAGACCTAGAAAACGAAGTTAATAACACCCTAAAAAACAAATAA
- a CDS encoding alpha/beta fold hydrolase, whose product MDIVKRNNVKVLGNGSKVIMFAHGFGCDQNMWHFITPSFTDNYKIILFDYVGSGNSDLSAYNIQKYDSLYGYAQDVIDICHELNLHNVVFVGHSVSSIIGTLASLQSPDIFERLIFVSPSPRYINDMNYNGGFSKEDLEGLLEVMSNNYTGWANLLAPMVMQNPERPSLTKELENSFCTSDPFITRQFAKVTFFSDNREDLKKIKIPTLILQCTDDAIAPSNVGAYIHQQITGSRLVKMKAKGHCPHMSHPEETIGCIKEFLEQ is encoded by the coding sequence ATGGATATAGTCAAAAGAAACAACGTTAAAGTCCTCGGGAACGGCTCTAAGGTTATCATGTTTGCACATGGTTTTGGCTGTGATCAAAATATGTGGCATTTTATAACCCCTTCTTTTACGGACAACTATAAAATAATTCTATTTGATTATGTAGGCTCTGGAAATTCAGATTTAAGTGCGTATAACATTCAAAAATATGATTCTTTATATGGTTATGCGCAGGATGTAATAGATATTTGTCATGAGTTAAACCTTCATAATGTTGTGTTTGTTGGGCATTCTGTTAGTTCAATCATTGGTACATTAGCCTCTTTGCAATCTCCAGATATCTTTGAACGATTAATCTTTGTGTCACCATCGCCACGGTATATTAATGATATGAATTATAACGGTGGTTTTTCAAAAGAAGATTTAGAGGGACTGCTAGAAGTCATGTCTAATAATTATACAGGTTGGGCCAACCTGTTGGCACCTATGGTAATGCAAAATCCAGAAAGACCTAGTTTAACCAAAGAACTTGAAAATAGTTTTTGTACTTCAGATCCATTCATTACAAGACAGTTCGCTAAGGTTACTTTTTTCTCGGACAATCGTGAGGATTTAAAAAAAATAAAGATACCTACGTTAATTCTTCAATGTACGGATGATGCTATTGCTCCTAGCAATGTGGGTGCATATATACACCAACAAATTACAGGGAGTAGGTTAGTAAAAATGAAAGCTAAAGGTCATTGTCCACATATGAGTCATCCGGAAGAAACAATTGGTTGCATTAAAGAATTTTTAGAACAGTAA
- a CDS encoding ATP-binding protein — protein sequence MSINVENHKEFYHTSPGFNFTLSESGDVLFINQKFRECLDYDLAEPLKINDILTPGSVIFFQVHLQPMIDLQHKADEVFLSFKTKTGNTVPVLLNAIRLLEGETSMIHFTGINISQRNNYEKEILHARDVAEKALLENSEHIRLKKELEYSQHLIEEQLQKIANYSEQHKQIDKVLSHDLQEPIRKISVFASLIENIDPEIDKNISKILTSSERIRKLLNRMQRLHAIENASLNLSNVNLKDIIEKVKKKLEINDSLLQITHIDSLIFPADHNQLVNLFSELLDNSLKYKRKETPLVIKVTTDHFMQNTFIETEDKFQYGKYVRVIYSDNGSGFENTYAETVFELFSKLHLDKGLGFGLTLVKRIMSLHRGTVTLKSIENEGTTLTMLFPLEA from the coding sequence ATGAGTATTAATGTGGAAAATCATAAAGAGTTTTATCATACTTCCCCTGGATTTAATTTCACGTTATCAGAATCTGGTGATGTGCTGTTTATCAATCAAAAATTCAGAGAATGCCTAGACTATGATCTAGCGGAGCCTTTAAAAATAAACGATATACTTACCCCAGGAAGTGTCATTTTTTTTCAAGTTCATCTTCAACCAATGATAGATTTGCAACATAAGGCAGATGAAGTTTTCTTGTCCTTTAAAACTAAAACAGGGAATACGGTACCGGTACTTTTAAATGCTATTCGGCTATTAGAAGGAGAAACCTCTATGATTCATTTTACAGGTATTAATATTTCCCAACGCAACAACTATGAAAAAGAAATACTTCATGCTCGAGATGTTGCAGAAAAAGCACTTTTAGAAAACTCAGAGCATATTCGTTTAAAAAAAGAACTAGAGTACAGTCAGCATCTAATAGAAGAACAGCTGCAGAAAATTGCTAACTATTCAGAGCAGCATAAACAAATAGATAAAGTACTTTCTCATGATCTTCAAGAACCTATTAGAAAAATAAGTGTTTTTGCAAGCCTTATAGAAAATATAGATCCTGAAATAGATAAAAATATTTCAAAAATTCTCACATCATCAGAACGTATACGTAAACTTTTGAACCGTATGCAGCGCTTGCACGCTATTGAAAATGCAAGTCTAAACCTTAGCAATGTTAATCTAAAAGACATTATTGAAAAAGTAAAAAAGAAGCTTGAAATTAATGATAGCTTACTGCAAATTACACATATAGATTCTCTTATATTTCCTGCAGATCATAACCAATTGGTTAATTTGTTTTCAGAACTGTTAGATAACTCCCTAAAGTATAAAAGAAAAGAAACCCCTTTAGTTATAAAGGTTACTACGGATCATTTTATGCAAAATACATTTATTGAGACAGAGGATAAATTTCAATATGGAAAATATGTACGTGTTATATACTCCGATAATGGTTCTGGTTTTGAAAATACATATGCGGAAACTGTTTTTGAGTTGTTTTCAAAATTACATTTGGATAAGGGCTTAGGGTTTGGCCTTACACTTGTAAAAAGGATTATGAGCTTACACAGAGGCACAGTTACACTAAAATCTATAGAAAATGAAGGAACAACATTAACAATGCTTTTTCCTTTAGAAGCATAA